The Methanothermobacter tenebrarum genome has a window encoding:
- the frhG gene encoding coenzyme F420 hydrogenase subunit gamma — protein MSLIARIKRFLGLEAKPEKEEKVVEVPKEEVEKVAEEEKAKPRIGYIHLSGCTGDAMSLTENYDILADLLTDMVEIVYGHTLVDVWEMPEMDLALVEGSVCLQDEHSLKELKEVREKAKLVCAFGSCAATGCFTRYARGGQQAQPAHESFVPISSIIDVDLALPGCPPSPEIIAKAVVALLNDDMDYLKPMLDLAGYNEACGCDLQTKIVNQGLCIGCGTCAMACQTRALEMINGRPQLNNDRCIKCGICYIQCPRSWWPEEQIRKELGL, from the coding sequence ATGAGCTTAATTGCCCGTATTAAAAGATTTTTAGGATTGGAGGCTAAACCTGAAAAAGAGGAAAAAGTTGTTGAAGTTCCAAAAGAGGAGGTTGAGAAAGTGGCTGAAGAAGAAAAAGCAAAACCAAGAATAGGTTACATCCACCTAAGTGGGTGTACAGGAGATGCAATGTCGTTAACCGAAAATTACGACATCCTTGCAGATTTACTAACTGACATGGTAGAGATAGTTTATGGACATACCCTGGTGGATGTATGGGAAATGCCCGAGATGGATCTCGCCCTAGTGGAAGGATCCGTATGCTTGCAGGATGAACACAGCCTAAAAGAATTGAAGGAGGTAAGAGAGAAGGCCAAACTAGTATGTGCATTCGGCTCATGCGCTGCAACAGGCTGCTTCACAAGATATGCCAGAGGAGGCCAACAAGCACAACCAGCACACGAATCTTTCGTACCCATATCATCTATAATAGATGTTGACTTGGCCTTACCAGGATGCCCACCATCACCCGAGATTATAGCCAAGGCCGTTGTAGCGCTTCTAAACGATGACATGGACTACCTTAAACCCATGTTAGATCTTGCAGGCTATAACGAGGCTTGTGGATGCGACTTACAGACCAAGATAGTTAACCAGGGCCTCTGCATAGGATGCGGTACATGTGCCATGGCTTGCCAGACCCGAGCCCTTGAAATGATAAACGGAAGACCACAACTCAACAATGACCGTTGCATAAAATGTGGAATATGCTACATCCAATGCCCAAGGAGTTGGTGGCCAGAAGAACAGATAAGGAAGGAGTTAGGATTATAG
- the frhD gene encoding coenzyme F420-reducing hydrogenase, FrhD protein, translated as MPYDAEILIVGCGNILFKDDGFGPAVIQALEEHFKDKKKPDNVMFIDAGTGGPHYVFSLPQESWRKIIVVDVVEFNAEPGTLRKFSLEEIPKGSYENMHSWPVNQPLHELSEKIEVVVIGCKPKEISAPYVEMGLTPPVEKAIPKAVKMILNEIGVYQ; from the coding sequence ATGCCATACGACGCTGAGATTCTAATAGTGGGCTGTGGAAACATCCTATTCAAGGATGACGGTTTCGGCCCTGCGGTAATCCAAGCCCTTGAAGAACACTTCAAAGACAAGAAAAAACCAGACAATGTCATGTTCATCGACGCAGGTACTGGCGGTCCACATTATGTGTTCTCACTTCCCCAAGAATCTTGGAGGAAGATAATAGTCGTGGACGTCGTGGAATTCAACGCAGAACCCGGAACTCTAAGGAAATTTAGTCTCGAAGAAATCCCAAAAGGATCCTATGAGAACATGCATTCATGGCCGGTTAACCAGCCCCTCCATGAACTCAGCGAAAAAATCGAAGTGGTGGTAATAGGGTGTAAACCAAAGGAAATATCCGCCCCTTATGTGGAAATGGGCCTCACACCCCCAGTAGAGAAGGCCATTCCCAAGGCTGTTAAGATGATTTTAAACGAAATTGGGGTTTACCAATGA
- the frhB gene encoding coenzyme F420 hydrogenase subunit beta, with protein MVLGKYKEVFAARSTDKEILKIAQDGGIVTGLLSYALDEKIIEGAVVAGPGDEFWKPEPIVAMTSDELKAAAGTKYTFSPNVWMLKKAVRQYGIEKLGTVGIPCQLMGIRKMQTYPFGVRFLADKIKLLIGIFCMENFSYSSLQTFISEKMGLSLELVEKMDIGKGKFWVYTQDDVYTLPLKETHGYEQAGCKVCNDYVAELADVSTGSVGTPDGWSTVFLRTDTGESIFKDALEAGLFETKPIEEVKPGLGMLEKLASQKKEKAEKTIAERKEMGLPTPY; from the coding sequence ATGGTTTTAGGAAAATACAAAGAAGTATTTGCTGCCCGATCAACCGATAAAGAGATTTTGAAGATTGCGCAAGATGGGGGAATTGTAACAGGACTACTATCATATGCCCTTGACGAAAAGATAATTGAAGGTGCAGTGGTCGCTGGTCCAGGAGATGAATTCTGGAAACCAGAACCTATAGTTGCAATGACATCAGATGAGCTGAAAGCAGCTGCAGGCACCAAGTACACATTCTCTCCAAACGTTTGGATGCTTAAAAAGGCTGTTAGGCAATACGGTATAGAAAAATTAGGTACAGTGGGCATACCCTGCCAGTTAATGGGTATAAGGAAGATGCAAACATATCCATTCGGTGTCAGATTCCTCGCTGATAAGATAAAGTTACTCATTGGAATATTCTGCATGGAGAACTTCTCATACAGTTCACTGCAGACATTCATCTCAGAGAAAATGGGACTCAGCCTAGAACTAGTAGAGAAAATGGACATAGGTAAAGGAAAATTCTGGGTCTACACCCAGGATGATGTCTACACTCTACCACTTAAGGAAACCCATGGATATGAACAAGCCGGTTGCAAAGTATGCAATGATTATGTAGCCGAACTTGCCGATGTATCAACAGGATCTGTGGGCACTCCTGATGGATGGTCCACAGTATTCCTAAGAACGGATACCGGAGAGTCCATATTCAAGGATGCGCTTGAAGCAGGCTTATTCGAGACCAAACCTATAGAAGAGGTCAAACCTGGCTTAGGAATGCTTGAAAAGTTGGCGTCACAGAAAAAGGAAAAGGCAGAGAAGACTATTGCCGAGAGAAAGGAGATGGGGTTACCCACACCCTATTAA
- the frhA gene encoding coenzyme F420 hydrogenase subunit alpha: protein MSERIVISPTSRQEGHAELVLEVDDEGIVTKGRYFSITPVRGLEKMLLGKAPETAPVFTQRICGVCPIPHTLASTEAVEDSLDIEPPKAAKLLRELTLAAHHVNSHAIHHFLIAQDFVPENLMKTAIESVSEIRKNAQYVVDMVAGEGIHPSDVRIGGMADNITELARKRLYARLKQLKPKLNEHVELIISLVEEKGLPEGLGAHNQPTLATHQIYGDRTKFDLDRFTEVMPESWYDDPEIGKRACSTIPLYDGRSVEVGPRARFVEFQGFKERGVVAQHVARALEMKTALSRAIDILDELDTSAPVMADFDITGTGKLGVGAIEAPRGLDVHLAQVADGKIQFYSALVPTTWNIPTMGPATEGFHYEYAPHVIRAYDPCLSCATHVMVIDDEEKTPIKSEMVRI from the coding sequence TTGAGCGAAAGGATTGTTATATCGCCGACCAGCCGACAGGAAGGCCATGCAGAACTTGTCTTGGAAGTCGATGACGAAGGTATTGTGACAAAGGGGCGATACTTCAGTATTACCCCCGTGAGGGGTCTTGAAAAGATGCTACTCGGAAAGGCCCCAGAAACAGCACCAGTATTCACACAGAGAATTTGTGGAGTTTGCCCCATACCCCACACATTAGCATCAACTGAAGCCGTGGAAGACTCACTCGACATTGAACCCCCAAAAGCCGCTAAACTACTCCGAGAATTAACATTAGCCGCACACCACGTAAACAGCCACGCAATACACCACTTCCTCATAGCACAAGACTTCGTCCCAGAAAACCTCATGAAAACAGCAATAGAATCAGTATCAGAAATAAGGAAAAACGCCCAATACGTAGTAGACATGGTCGCAGGAGAAGGCATACACCCCTCAGACGTTAGAATAGGGGGAATGGCCGACAACATAACAGAACTCGCAAGAAAAAGATTATACGCAAGACTAAAACAACTCAAACCCAAATTAAACGAACACGTAGAACTCATAATAAGCCTAGTCGAAGAAAAAGGACTCCCAGAAGGACTAGGCGCACACAACCAACCAACACTGGCAACACACCAAATATATGGTGACAGGACAAAATTCGACCTAGACAGATTCACAGAAGTCATGCCAGAAAGCTGGTACGACGACCCAGAAATAGGAAAAAGAGCATGCTCAACAATACCCCTATACGATGGAAGAAGCGTAGAAGTAGGGCCAAGAGCAAGATTCGTAGAATTCCAAGGCTTCAAAGAAAGAGGAGTTGTAGCACAACACGTAGCCAGAGCACTCGAAATGAAAACCGCACTCTCAAGAGCCATAGACATATTAGATGAGCTTGACACATCAGCACCAGTAATGGCAGACTTCGACATAACCGGAACAGGAAAACTAGGAGTCGGTGCAATAGAAGCTCCAAGAGGACTAGACGTTCACCTAGCCCAAGTAGCCGATGGCAAAATACAATTCTACAGCGCCCTCGTCCCAACAACATGGAACATACCAACAATGGGACCAGCAACCGAAGGCTTCCATTACGAGTATGCACCACATGTCATACGGGCATATGACCCATGTCTATCATGTGCAACCCACGTGATGGTCATCGACGACGAAGAGAAAACTCCTATAAAAAGTGAAATGGTCAGGATCTAA